A section of the Desulfurispora thermophila DSM 16022 genome encodes:
- a CDS encoding rubredoxin-like domain-containing protein: MEEIKIWRCTVCGWLTEGDEPPDFCPRCGAPKEKFVLVDPSEYLFDEEEDAAAAVAAIKELTPEDKKRIEPALFKISYGLYIVGSFDGDKLNAQVVNTAFQITSTPMRVVIGINKNNYTNELIRKSGFFSLCILGKDGMRMVQQFGFRSGRTVDKFAGVAHRRGVTGAPIIEDCIAWVECRVDESATVDVGTHTMFVGEVVEGGVKSQAEPMTYAFYRENRRNVSLVAGLPKPGVKRWICRVCGYIHEGDAPPEQCPLCSATKEQFELVMEGTEDMNNKTMDNLMAAFAGESQANRKYLAFAAKAEKEGYKNVARLFRAIAEAETIHALKHLEVAGKVGSTLDNLHAAQSGEHYEFTQMYPEFIKQAEADGEKNALRTFNFANEAEKVHGALYEKAAGLVQDGKDIADDPLHLCPVCGYIAHGEAPEKCPICGALAKSFKQF; the protein is encoded by the coding sequence GTGGAAGAAATTAAAATCTGGCGCTGCACAGTGTGCGGCTGGCTGACCGAGGGTGATGAACCGCCCGACTTTTGTCCGCGCTGCGGGGCACCCAAGGAGAAGTTTGTGCTGGTGGATCCATCCGAGTATTTATTTGATGAAGAAGAGGATGCCGCAGCCGCTGTGGCCGCAATTAAAGAACTCACGCCCGAAGACAAGAAACGTATTGAGCCGGCTTTGTTCAAGATTTCCTACGGCCTGTACATTGTGGGTTCTTTCGACGGTGATAAGCTCAACGCCCAGGTGGTAAACACGGCTTTTCAGATCACCAGCACCCCCATGCGGGTGGTGATTGGTATCAATAAAAACAATTACACCAATGAACTCATTCGCAAGAGCGGCTTTTTCTCCCTGTGCATTCTGGGCAAGGACGGCATGCGCATGGTGCAGCAATTTGGTTTCCGCTCCGGTCGCACGGTGGATAAATTTGCCGGCGTGGCCCACCGCCGGGGCGTAACCGGCGCACCCATCATTGAGGATTGCATTGCCTGGGTGGAGTGCCGGGTGGACGAGAGCGCCACGGTGGATGTGGGTACGCACACCATGTTTGTGGGCGAAGTGGTGGAAGGCGGCGTGAAGAGCCAGGCCGAGCCCATGACCTATGCCTTCTACCGGGAGAACCGGCGCAATGTATCACTGGTGGCCGGGCTGCCCAAGCCCGGGGTGAAACGCTGGATATGCCGGGTTTGTGGCTATATCCACGAGGGAGATGCTCCGCCCGAGCAATGTCCGCTCTGCAGTGCTACCAAAGAACAATTCGAACTGGTAATGGAGGGAACAGAGGACATGAACAACAAGACCATGGATAACCTGATGGCTGCTTTTGCCGGAGAATCGCAGGCCAATCGCAAGTATCTGGCCTTTGCCGCCAAAGCGGAAAAAGAAGGTTATAAAAATGTGGCGCGCCTTTTCCGGGCCATTGCCGAGGCTGAAACCATTCACGCCTTAAAACATCTGGAAGTGGCCGGCAAGGTGGGCAGCACTCTGGACAATTTGCATGCGGCCCAAAGCGGTGAGCATTACGAGTTTACACAAATGTATCCCGAGTTCATCAAACAGGCCGAGGCGGATGGCGAAAAGAACGCCCTGCGCACGTTTAACTTTGCCAATGAGGCCGAAAAAGTGCACGGTGCCCTGTACGAAAAGGCGGCCGGTCTGGTGCAGGACGGGAAAGATATTGCTGACGATCCTCTCCACCTCTGCCCTGTCTGCGGCTATATCGCCCACGGTGAGGCACCGGAAAAATGCCCCATCTGTGGCGCTCTGGCCAAATCTTTTAAACAGTTTTGA
- a CDS encoding ferritin-like domain-containing protein: MAWSIINFSGEEIIRLATEIEKAGKAFYDAMVQKVDDPELKKVFTYLAGEEEQHIADFTKLGEKLAKDVVPNESYVGEYGDYIKAIIDSHIFNQNNVADLVKNIKVFKEAVAIAFRFEKDSIMIFQEFLNVVDESGKEIVQKLIDEERQHIRKLALLSHEAPTFVVK; this comes from the coding sequence ATGGCCTGGAGTATCATCAACTTCAGCGGCGAGGAAATTATTCGCCTGGCCACGGAAATAGAGAAAGCGGGCAAAGCCTTTTATGATGCCATGGTGCAAAAAGTGGACGACCCGGAGCTGAAGAAGGTATTTACTTACCTGGCCGGGGAAGAGGAACAGCATATTGCCGATTTTACCAAGCTGGGCGAGAAATTGGCCAAAGATGTTGTTCCCAATGAGAGTTATGTGGGCGAGTACGGTGACTATATCAAGGCCATCATTGACAGCCATATTTTCAACCAAAACAACGTGGCCGACCTGGTAAAGAATATTAAAGTGTTCAAAGAAGCTGTGGCCATAGCCTTCCGCTTTGAAAAAGACTCCATAATGATTTTCCAGGAGTTTTTAAATGTAGTGGATGAAAGCGGCAAGGAGATTGTGCAAAAACTGATTGATGAGGAAAGACAGCACATTCGTAAGCTGGCCCTTTTGTCCCACGAGGCACCGACATTTGTGGTTAAATAA
- a CDS encoding rubredoxin-like domain-containing protein, with protein sequence MEKQGKEQEKTARAGQFAKAAGGPGTGKLICLVCRYEHPEEVPPKRCPWCGAKKDKFVPIDSLES encoded by the coding sequence ATGGAAAAGCAGGGAAAAGAGCAAGAGAAAACTGCACGAGCCGGGCAATTCGCCAAAGCGGCCGGCGGTCCGGGTACGGGCAAACTCATTTGCCTGGTTTGCCGTTATGAACACCCGGAGGAAGTGCCACCCAAAAGGTGTCCCTGGTGCGGGGCCAAAAAAGATAAATTTGTGCCCATAGATTCCCTTGAATCATAA
- a CDS encoding transglycosylase domain-containing protein — protein sequence MPDRVVIYRRLLIVALLTALLCTVAFTYAFWVLGKPTDARAVARNSFIYDAQGNVLYELHGEINRVPVGLEQIPVHVRQAFIAIEDERFYQHPGVDLKAIFRALVGNITARRIAQGGSTITQQVIKTYYLTPERTFSRKIKEIFLAINFERTHSKDEILEMYLNRIYLGEGAYGVQAAARAYFNKDVGELTLAQGALLAGLTQAPSLYDPYVNPDLALERRNTVLAKMLEQGMIEQEQYQQAIAEPVKLQRPEKKQQSQKYAFFIDQVISEAIARLKDMGGDDLVFNGGLKIKTAFEPALQDAADEAFARAGFDDDKMQGALVLVDNRTGAIKAVIGGRQHEARLGFNRATNLRRQPGSTFKPLAVYGPAFEMGYVPSSIVKDIPQRYGDGYSPKNADGGYYGDIPISVAVQWSRNAAAVWLLNEIGVEKGMEFARRLGIDLVPEDAHLPLALGGLTRGVSPLQMAGAYAAFANGGLYCEPHAIEQIIDDQGNIIYQAPVPRRVMQQSTAEKMTDVLQNAVRAGTGRRAYVPGVPVAGKTGTTELPKTATFRGLSGNKDAWFVGYTDRYTCAVWVGYDEKDMDRSHYLRFYGGGLPASIFHDLIFRIYKPEAPFNEQTALPAEQPPGDNGQLVPPEGNPAAGTGNQSEMPENTTGVDGNTQGTGNIPSDGGLVPNNGNASPPPISETVPGTGTPAGQTPGAPSPQMPAPPAGPAAGENQPPQ from the coding sequence GTGCCCGACAGGGTGGTGATTTACCGCAGGCTGCTGATTGTGGCTTTGCTCACGGCGCTGTTGTGTACAGTTGCCTTCACTTACGCCTTCTGGGTTTTGGGCAAGCCCACCGATGCCCGGGCGGTGGCCAGGAATTCCTTTATTTACGATGCGCAGGGTAATGTGCTGTATGAATTGCACGGTGAGATCAACCGGGTGCCGGTGGGACTGGAGCAAATCCCTGTCCATGTTCGCCAGGCCTTTATCGCCATAGAGGATGAGCGTTTTTACCAGCACCCGGGGGTGGATCTAAAAGCTATTTTCCGCGCGCTGGTGGGCAATATTACGGCCCGGCGCATTGCCCAGGGGGGTAGCACTATCACCCAGCAGGTGATCAAGACCTATTATCTTACTCCCGAGCGTACGTTCAGCCGGAAAATAAAGGAAATTTTTTTGGCAATAAACTTTGAGCGTACTCATTCCAAAGATGAAATCCTGGAAATGTATTTAAACCGCATTTATCTGGGTGAGGGAGCTTATGGCGTGCAGGCGGCGGCCCGGGCCTATTTCAACAAGGATGTGGGGGAATTGACACTGGCCCAGGGGGCTTTACTGGCCGGGTTGACCCAGGCCCCCAGCCTTTACGATCCTTATGTCAATCCGGATCTGGCTTTGGAAAGGCGGAACACTGTGCTGGCCAAAATGCTGGAGCAGGGTATGATTGAGCAGGAGCAATATCAGCAGGCCATAGCCGAGCCGGTAAAGCTGCAGCGGCCGGAAAAAAAGCAACAGAGTCAAAAGTATGCCTTTTTCATTGACCAGGTAATCAGCGAAGCTATTGCCCGCCTGAAAGATATGGGCGGCGATGATTTGGTGTTTAACGGTGGACTTAAGATTAAAACTGCCTTTGAGCCTGCGCTGCAGGATGCGGCCGATGAGGCCTTTGCCCGGGCCGGCTTTGACGATGACAAAATGCAGGGCGCACTGGTGCTGGTGGATAACAGAACCGGAGCCATTAAAGCGGTGATTGGGGGCCGGCAGCACGAGGCCCGCTTGGGCTTCAACCGGGCCACCAATTTGCGCCGCCAGCCGGGCAGCACATTCAAGCCCCTGGCTGTTTACGGTCCGGCCTTTGAAATGGGTTATGTGCCCAGCTCAATCGTTAAGGATATTCCCCAGCGTTATGGAGATGGTTATTCACCCAAAAATGCCGATGGCGGCTACTATGGTGATATTCCCATCAGTGTAGCGGTGCAATGGTCACGCAATGCGGCGGCCGTCTGGCTGCTCAATGAAATTGGTGTGGAAAAGGGGATGGAGTTTGCCCGCCGCCTGGGCATCGACCTGGTGCCCGAGGATGCTCACCTGCCGCTGGCCCTGGGGGGACTCACCCGTGGGGTTTCGCCGCTGCAAATGGCCGGTGCTTATGCCGCTTTCGCCAACGGAGGGTTATACTGTGAGCCCCACGCTATAGAGCAGATTATTGACGACCAGGGCAATATTATTTACCAGGCCCCGGTTCCCCGGCGGGTGATGCAGCAGAGCACGGCGGAAAAAATGACCGATGTGTTGCAAAATGCGGTGCGAGCGGGTACTGGCCGGCGAGCCTATGTGCCCGGTGTGCCGGTGGCCGGCAAGACCGGAACAACGGAACTGCCTAAAACGGCCACCTTTCGCGGCCTCTCGGGCAACAAGGACGCCTGGTTTGTGGGATATACCGACCGCTATACCTGTGCCGTCTGGGTGGGTTATGATGAAAAGGACATGGACCGGAGCCACTATCTGCGCTTTTATGGTGGCGGCCTGCCGGCCAGCATATTTCACGATTTGATTTTCCGGATTTATAAACCGGAGGCGCCATTTAATGAACAAACTGCTCTCCCGGCGGAGCAGCCGCCCGGGGATAACGGCCAGCTGGTGCCACCGGAAGGCAATCCGGCTGCCGGGACTGGCAACCAGAGCGAAATGCCGGAAAACACTACTGGAGTGGATGGGAATACCCAGGGAACCGGGAATATTCCATCAGATGGAGGGTTGGTTCCAAATAACGGAAATGCATCACCACCTCCCATCAGCGAGACAGTACCGGGGACGGGTACGCCGGCCGGGCAAACACCCGGGGCGCCATCCCCTCAAATGCCGGCGCCGCCGGCCGGACCGGCAGCAGGAGAAAACCAGCCGCCCCAGTAA
- the nuoE gene encoding NADH-quinone oxidoreductase subunit NuoE codes for MQLTAEEKQLAVETARRVAASHRPGKGSLIPVLQEIQADLGYVPAVAMQEVAQLLNVPAVDVYAVVTFYNQFRLTPPGRRQVKVCMGTACHMKGGQIILESWERRLNIKVGETTPDREYSLERVACVGCCTMAPVVLVNEEVHAKVTPTRVDGLLFAHQLAKEQVEGGKAIEQGGND; via the coding sequence GTGCAATTGACCGCGGAAGAAAAACAGTTGGCTGTGGAAACCGCCAGACGGGTGGCAGCTTCCCACCGGCCGGGAAAGGGCAGCCTGATCCCTGTCTTGCAGGAGATCCAGGCGGATCTGGGTTACGTTCCTGCTGTTGCCATGCAGGAAGTGGCGCAGCTATTGAACGTACCGGCGGTGGACGTTTACGCTGTGGTAACCTTTTACAACCAGTTCCGCCTTACACCGCCCGGCCGGCGGCAGGTCAAGGTGTGTATGGGAACCGCCTGTCATATGAAGGGCGGACAGATCATTCTGGAGTCCTGGGAGCGGCGCTTGAACATCAAAGTGGGTGAGACAACGCCCGACCGGGAATACAGTTTGGAGAGGGTAGCCTGTGTGGGTTGTTGTACCATGGCACCGGTAGTGCTGGTGAATGAGGAAGTGCACGCCAAAGTTACCCCCACCCGGGTGGACGGATTGCTTTTCGCTCATCAGTTGGCAAAAGAGCAGGTGGAAGGGGGGAAGGCCATTGAACAGGGCGGCAATGATTGA
- the nuoF gene encoding NADH-quinone oxidoreductase subunit NuoF produces MIEQNLARLVQEAAGRYGDGKETPVVMVGAATCGRAAGALAVLDAVSQTVQRLGLPAEVREVGCLGHCYAEPLLVVAKPGWPAVAYGYVDEGTAGRIVEDFLVNDDPCIEFALAALEPNELIPTFADFARGACEQKVVLEKCGLIDPQNIDHYLATGGYAALARSLMQEPEAVLEEIVRSGLRGRGGAGFPTGRKWQTCREAEGEIKYLICNADEGDPGAFMDRTILESNPHLLLEGMVIAAHAIGATQGYIYVRAEYPLAVQRLQTAIKQARSKGLLGEDILGSGFGFDIAVFQGSGAFVCGEETALIASLEGEPGLPRVRPPFPAQAGLWGRPTVINNVKTLSYVPHIISKGADWFRSLGSEQSPGTAIFALAGKVVNTGLAEVPMSTTLRQLIFEVGSGIANGRQFKAVQIGGPSGGCLPEEVLDTPIDFDSLRQAGAMMGSGGLVVLDQDDCMVEIARFFLDFTRQESCGKCTFCRLGTEQMVRILDRITRGQGRPEDLDLLENLARSVQAGSLCNLGRTAPNPVLSTLRYFRHEYEAHIKEKRCPSLMCKDLIAYYILPDKCERSCDACVGSCPVEAIANNEDRIKVIDQAKCVKCDSCRVACPPQYSAVVKLSPPDAVPGGGGVK; encoded by the coding sequence ATGATTGAGCAAAACCTGGCCAGGTTGGTGCAGGAGGCCGCCGGGCGTTACGGAGATGGGAAAGAAACGCCGGTGGTTATGGTGGGGGCGGCTACCTGCGGCCGGGCGGCCGGCGCACTGGCCGTGCTGGACGCGGTAAGTCAAACTGTACAGCGGCTGGGTTTACCGGCCGAGGTGCGCGAAGTAGGCTGCCTGGGACATTGCTATGCCGAGCCGCTGCTGGTGGTGGCCAAACCCGGCTGGCCGGCGGTGGCTTACGGTTATGTGGACGAAGGTACGGCCGGGCGGATTGTGGAGGATTTTCTGGTCAATGACGACCCCTGTATAGAGTTTGCTCTGGCCGCTCTGGAGCCCAACGAACTCATACCCACCTTTGCCGATTTTGCCCGGGGTGCCTGTGAGCAAAAAGTGGTGTTAGAAAAGTGCGGCCTGATTGACCCGCAGAACATTGATCACTACCTGGCTACGGGTGGTTACGCGGCGTTGGCCCGCTCTCTGATGCAGGAGCCGGAGGCCGTGCTGGAGGAAATTGTGCGTTCCGGGCTGCGCGGCCGGGGGGGAGCCGGCTTTCCCACCGGGCGGAAATGGCAGACCTGCCGGGAAGCCGAGGGCGAAATTAAATATTTAATCTGCAACGCCGATGAAGGAGATCCCGGCGCTTTTATGGACCGCACCATATTGGAGTCCAACCCCCACCTCCTGTTGGAGGGAATGGTGATAGCCGCCCATGCTATTGGGGCCACGCAGGGGTATATCTATGTGCGGGCCGAATATCCGCTGGCCGTGCAGCGCCTGCAGACAGCTATAAAGCAGGCCCGGAGCAAGGGGTTGTTGGGTGAAGATATTCTGGGCAGTGGTTTTGGCTTTGACATTGCTGTTTTCCAGGGGTCGGGGGCTTTCGTCTGCGGTGAGGAAACCGCCCTGATTGCTTCCCTGGAGGGTGAGCCAGGGCTACCCAGGGTGAGGCCGCCCTTCCCGGCCCAGGCCGGGTTGTGGGGACGCCCCACGGTGATCAACAACGTCAAGACGTTGTCCTATGTGCCGCATATCATCAGCAAAGGAGCGGACTGGTTCCGCTCCCTGGGCAGTGAACAAAGTCCGGGTACGGCCATTTTTGCCCTGGCCGGCAAGGTGGTCAACACCGGTCTGGCCGAGGTGCCCATGAGCACCACATTGCGCCAGCTCATTTTCGAAGTAGGTAGCGGTATAGCCAACGGCCGGCAGTTCAAGGCGGTGCAAATTGGCGGGCCGTCCGGTGGTTGCCTCCCGGAAGAGGTGTTGGATACGCCCATTGATTTCGACAGCCTGCGGCAGGCCGGGGCCATGATGGGGTCGGGCGGGTTGGTGGTGCTGGACCAGGATGATTGCATGGTGGAAATCGCCCGCTTCTTTTTGGACTTCACCCGCCAGGAATCCTGCGGCAAGTGCACATTCTGTCGTCTGGGCACCGAGCAGATGGTACGTATTTTGGATCGCATCACACGCGGTCAGGGTCGCCCCGAGGATCTGGATTTACTGGAAAACCTGGCCCGGTCAGTGCAGGCCGGTTCACTTTGCAACCTGGGGCGCACGGCGCCCAACCCGGTGCTGAGCACGCTACGTTATTTCCGCCATGAATATGAAGCGCACATCAAGGAAAAACGTTGTCCGTCTCTCATGTGTAAAGATTTGATCGCTTACTACATTCTGCCCGACAAGTGCGAGCGCTCCTGTGACGCCTGTGTGGGCAGTTGTCCTGTGGAAGCCATTGCCAATAATGAAGACCGCATTAAGGTGATTGACCAGGCTAAATGTGTCAAGTGTGACAGTTGTCGCGTTGCCTGTCCACCCCAATATTCTGCTGTGGTAAAGCTGTCGCCGCCTGATGCGGTGCCGGGAGGGGGTGGCGTGAAGTGA
- a CDS encoding 2Fe-2S iron-sulfur cluster-binding protein — protein MSRVTLTIDGMTVQARAGQKLLAVALENGIFIPHLCSDGDHAHPPAACRLCFVQVEGMPAPVPACTLPVTGGMVVHTRSEAVDKLVAAGFALIMSAHRLECKSCAKNGNCALQEIAKKRGLRLRPKGLPLLERDLPVDDSHPQLLYDPGKCVLCGRCVQACRQQGSGVLGFVRRGFARRMSTFAEQPLGSSGCSGCLACAKVCPVGALVVKEN, from the coding sequence GTGAGCAGGGTGACACTGACTATCGATGGAATGACTGTTCAGGCCCGGGCCGGGCAAAAGCTGTTGGCTGTGGCCCTGGAAAACGGTATCTTTATACCCCATCTGTGCAGCGACGGCGACCATGCCCACCCGCCGGCCGCCTGCCGGTTGTGCTTTGTGCAGGTGGAAGGAATGCCGGCGCCCGTGCCAGCCTGCACCCTGCCGGTGACCGGGGGCATGGTGGTGCACACACGCAGCGAAGCGGTGGACAAACTGGTGGCGGCCGGTTTTGCCCTGATCATGTCGGCGCACCGCCTGGAGTGCAAGAGCTGTGCCAAAAATGGCAACTGTGCACTGCAGGAAATTGCCAAAAAAAGAGGTCTGCGTTTAAGACCCAAAGGCCTACCCCTGCTGGAAAGAGATCTGCCGGTAGACGACAGCCACCCGCAGTTGCTCTATGATCCGGGTAAGTGTGTGCTCTGCGGGCGTTGTGTGCAGGCCTGCCGCCAGCAGGGCAGCGGTGTGTTGGGTTTTGTGCGGCGCGGTTTTGCGCGGCGCATGAGCACTTTTGCTGAACAGCCTCTGGGCAGCTCCGGCTGCAGCGGTTGTCTGGCTTGTGCAAAGGTATGCCCGGTGGGGGCGCTGGTGGTTAAAGAAAACTAA
- a CDS encoding universal stress protein has translation MSGKILVAFDGSEQAVLAVRWAARMQRLLPQTACIVLAVVSFTGEEAAFLGASAGAIEQAREKLQERLNAAVCDAFPAGTRSCSVVLREGDPGREILKYAAENAVSHIVLGSRGLGGIKGALLGSVSSRVIREAACPVTVINLRAAQYLAGEREEHDNHH, from the coding sequence TTGTCCGGCAAAATTCTGGTAGCTTTTGACGGTTCAGAACAGGCAGTTTTGGCCGTGCGTTGGGCGGCCCGCATGCAGCGCTTGCTGCCGCAGACCGCATGCATCGTGCTGGCGGTGGTCAGTTTTACCGGCGAGGAAGCCGCCTTTCTGGGGGCCAGCGCCGGCGCTATCGAACAGGCCCGGGAAAAACTGCAGGAAAGGCTGAATGCTGCTGTGTGCGATGCTTTCCCCGCCGGAACCCGGTCCTGCAGTGTGGTGTTGCGGGAAGGAGATCCGGGACGGGAAATTCTTAAATACGCGGCAGAAAATGCCGTCAGCCACATTGTGCTGGGTTCGCGGGGACTGGGTGGTATAAAAGGTGCTCTGCTGGGTAGCGTCAGCAGCCGGGTGATACGGGAAGCTGCCTGTCCGGTTACGGTAATCAACCTCCGGGCGGCACAGTATCTGGCCGGGGAGAGGGAAGAACATGACAATCATCATTAG
- a CDS encoding fluoride efflux transporter FluC, translating to MTIIISVGFGGVLGALARYGISLLLNSRGVLPWGTLAVNLLGSFLLAFFLTVVLQHFYHYTWLAPAVATGFIGSFTTFSSLSVELVRLSVNQPAVALLYLLASFGLGLLLAFGGRRLGDRVAARLDEQREKHLYGQEE from the coding sequence ATGACAATCATCATTAGTGTAGGCTTTGGCGGTGTGCTGGGGGCGCTGGCCCGTTACGGCATTTCATTGCTGCTGAACTCGCGGGGAGTATTACCCTGGGGTACCCTGGCGGTCAACCTGCTGGGCAGCTTTTTGCTGGCCTTTTTTTTGACAGTGGTGTTGCAGCACTTTTACCACTACACCTGGTTGGCTCCGGCCGTAGCTACCGGTTTTATCGGTTCTTTCACCACATTTTCCTCTCTCAGTGTGGAATTGGTCAGGTTGTCCGTTAACCAACCGGCAGTGGCGTTGCTCTACCTGCTGGCCAGCTTTGGGCTGGGTCTTTTGCTGGCCTTTGGGGGTAGGCGATTGGGCGACCGGGTGGCTGCGCGTCTGGATGAACAGCGGGAAAAGCATTTATATGGGCAGGAGGAGTGA
- the crcB gene encoding fluoride efflux transporter CrcB: MNQILWVAAGGFAGAVSRYLVSKYTARYWRGNFPLGTFLINVAGSFLLGLLLLHPALTGRLSGQLATGLSAGFLGAFTTFSTLEFETLQLLEKGHWRTAALYVVGSFALGFSAAWLAWRL; encoded by the coding sequence TTGAACCAGATTCTTTGGGTGGCCGCCGGTGGGTTTGCCGGTGCAGTATCCCGCTATCTGGTGAGCAAGTATACCGCGCGCTACTGGCGGGGCAACTTTCCTCTGGGCACTTTTCTGATCAATGTTGCCGGTAGCTTTTTACTGGGGCTGCTTTTATTGCACCCCGCCCTGACCGGCAGGCTGTCCGGGCAACTTGCTACAGGACTTTCGGCCGGTTTTCTAGGCGCTTTTACCACCTTTTCCACCCTGGAGTTTGAAACACTGCAACTATTGGAAAAAGGACACTGGCGCACGGCAGCGCTTTATGTGGTCGGCAGTTTTGCCCTGGGCTTCAGCGCGGCCTGGCTGGCCTGGCGGCTGTAA
- a CDS encoding PRK06851 family protein: MAQGRLKKVFPGGNTSQGFYSFYDYIIEADATRIFVIKGGPGVGKSTFMRKIGEAMLEKGYNVEFHCCSSDNNSLDGVVIPAIGVALLDGTAPHVVDPKNPGAVDEIVHLGDYWDEENLRRHKKEILASNREVGRLFRRAYSYLAAAKLFLDEVESYYQDTQALDTGGLDKLCLELVHEIFDGQERQTEKPRARHLFATAITPLGPVSHLETIVGHLGKRYIISGDDGTGKTTLVARLKDAAMMRGFHVEAYHCALTPSQVEHLVIPALDVAIINSVEPHFYQPKPQDTVIDTMQFVNPVLNEQYLAEKTTAREMYRRCMELAVEYIARAKAEHDHMETYYIPAMDFTAIAARRQAILQRILGYAAEQGKGN, encoded by the coding sequence ATGGCACAGGGCAGATTGAAAAAAGTTTTTCCCGGCGGCAATACTTCCCAGGGATTTTACTCTTTCTACGACTACATTATTGAAGCCGATGCCACACGCATTTTTGTAATTAAAGGTGGGCCGGGTGTTGGCAAGAGTACATTTATGCGCAAGATCGGCGAGGCCATGCTGGAAAAGGGTTACAATGTGGAATTCCATTGCTGCTCATCCGACAACAACTCGCTGGACGGCGTGGTCATCCCCGCCATCGGTGTAGCTTTGCTGGATGGCACGGCGCCGCATGTGGTGGACCCCAAAAACCCGGGGGCCGTGGATGAAATAGTCCATTTGGGCGATTATTGGGACGAGGAAAACCTGCGCCGGCACAAAAAAGAAATCCTGGCCAGCAACCGGGAGGTGGGGCGGCTTTTCCGGCGCGCCTACAGCTACCTGGCCGCGGCAAAACTCTTCCTGGACGAGGTGGAGTCTTACTACCAGGACACCCAGGCCCTGGACACCGGCGGACTGGATAAACTGTGCCTGGAACTGGTGCATGAAATATTTGACGGCCAAGAGCGGCAGACCGAAAAACCGCGCGCCCGGCACCTGTTTGCCACCGCCATTACTCCCCTGGGCCCGGTCAGCCACCTGGAAACCATTGTCGGCCACCTGGGCAAGCGGTATATTATCAGCGGCGACGATGGCACGGGCAAAACCACCCTGGTGGCCCGCTTAAAAGATGCCGCCATGATGCGCGGTTTTCATGTGGAGGCCTACCACTGTGCCTTAACCCCCTCCCAGGTGGAACATCTGGTCATCCCGGCCCTGGATGTGGCCATTATCAACTCGGTGGAACCGCACTTTTACCAGCCCAAGCCGCAGGACACGGTGATTGACACCATGCAGTTTGTCAACCCCGTGCTTAACGAACAGTATCTGGCGGAAAAAACCACCGCCCGCGAGATGTACCGCCGCTGCATGGAGCTGGCCGTGGAATACATCGCCCGGGCCAAAGCCGAGCACGACCACATGGAAACTTACTACATTCCGGCCATGGACTTTACCGCCATCGCCGCCCGCCGCCAGGCCATCCTGCAGCGCATCCTGGGCTACGCGGCGGAACAGGGAAAGGGCAACTGA